The Scyliorhinus canicula chromosome 17, sScyCan1.1, whole genome shotgun sequence DNA window AGGGGAAAAaacgatcaatggaagaaattaaaacaaaaataaattgatagataaAAATGGGGTAAAGGTGGTGGAGAGTCTGAGGTTGTTGAACtccatgttaagtccggaagggtgtaacatgcctaatcggaagatgaggtgctgtctgccaactccagcatgattccaccaccaaacacatcttcccctcactccccctgtcagtatttggaattctctaccccagaggactgtggaacTTCAGTCATCAAATATTTTCAAATCAGAGATTGATAACATTTCAAGGGAGTGAAGGTGTCGAGGGATATGGGAGATAGTgttggaaaatggtgctgaggtagattggccaatgatcccattgaatggttaagcaaacccgatgggcagaatggacGACTGCAGCTCCGATTTGTTATgatctctgtgtccaggacaggaagcagtgagcagggatctgtcaatcagcctgaatcagcaccttcaggagaattgggagggtgaatattagatacagcagagtgagaatggagggagagtgtgtgggatggagatttacagcttttggggaatgagagaggaaagaatgttccagagaaactagaattgtctgttctaaatttctatcctgtactgacagtgatgtcttttgtaaattCTTTTAACAGGAGATTCGAAGAGGATGAATTACAGGCAGAAATCTAATACATGTTGTCTGGATCTGACAGTCCCTCAATTCCTtagaacctgaatatcattggcctttgaatctagaaggagaaatgtttgtctgttctgtcggcttcaaaagattttaaatatcagtgtgactggaaaagcactgagacacacacacacacacgagtgagagtgttccagagcactgactgtggaaagagctttaaccagttacacagcctaaaAAAACGTTGTATTATTCACAGCGGGCAGAGAActtacacgtgttctgtgtgtggacaaaGCCTCAACTGATTGTCCAAACTGGATAGACACAAGGAGAccgaaaacatggagaaaccatggaaatgtgaggactgtgggaagggattcacagcaCCGTCTGTGCTGGAAATTCATcggcgcattcacactggggagaggcctttcacctgccctcagtgtgaaAAAGGATTCACTCAATTCTCtgacctgcagaaacaccagcgaattcacactggggagaggccgttcatctgctctcagtgtgggaagagattcactcggttatccgccctgcagagacaccagcgagttcacactggggagaggccattcacttgctcacagtgtgaaaagggattcagtcattcatctaccctgcagacacaccagagagttcacactggggagaggccattcacctgctctcagtgtgggaagggattcactcagttctcCCAACTGcgggcacaccagcgagttcatactggggagagaccgttcacctgctctcagtgtgggaagggattcactcacttatggaacctgcggacacaccaacgAATTCACACTGCAGAGAAACCGttcgcctgctctcagtgtgggaagaaatTCAGACATTCATCCGCCCTGCAGAATCATctgcaaattcacactggggagaggccgttcacctgctctcagtgtgggaagggattcactcggatATCCAgtttgcggacacaccagcgagttcacactggggaaaggccattcgcctgctcccaatgtgggaatggattcactcagtcatccagcctgaagtcacaccagcgagttcacactggggagaggccgttcacttgctctcagtgtgggaagagatttgcttggttatccaacctgcgaacacaccagcgagttcacactggggagaggctgttcacttcCTCTGAGTAGGTGAGATATTCAGTGATCCATCCCAACTGCGGACACACCGCCGGGTGctcactggggagaggctgttcacctgctctcagtgtgggagagATTTTGTGTTTGATCGCACATGCTCACACACCAAGTTCACAATtggttacaggggttggattccgcTGTTCTGCTCTCAATTGCATCCAGGGCTGCATTGTGTTAATTCTGTCAGTTGATCAATAGGGATGGGCGGAGGGTTTCTTCCTGCTGGACTGGTTGGTCTCACAAAtgtgcctccagtgggctgatgatcATTGAGCCAGGTTGTGAATTCCTGGCTTCAacagagtgaaagggtgtttggtgGTTGGAAGATATGTCgttcccatttctgtttggaacctcTGAAAGCATGCCGCCTTGCcaagatgggctatggtggttacatggttcctttgtttaatttatcCACGTGTTTTTCACAAAGAAAACTGTCAAGGTTTGAAAGGCAAGTTGTCTGTGGTAGATTGGGACATTACAACAATAGGTATGACAATAGACAGGCAATCACTAATTTCTAAGGTATTATTAGATGTTGACATCAAATGTTGACTCCTTTAAGGAACAAAAAGCcacaggaaaagtgatgcaacTGTGGCTAACGAGGAAATTTAAGGATTCCATTAAATCAAAGAAAGAGGCTCATAAAGTGCCCAAAATAGCCGTATGCCTGTGGATTGGTGATtgatttagaattcagcaaaggaggaacaagaaactgataaagagaaaatagaatatgagatcAAACTgacgagaaacataaaaaccgactggaaaagctcctataggaatgtgaaaaggaaaagattagcaaagaccaatgtgggtccatttcaggcagagacaggagagtttataatggggaataaggaaatggcagagaaactaaacaacgtgtgtctgtcttcacagaggaagttaCAGAAATCGTCCCAAAAACACGAGAGAACCAAGGGGACTAGTGAGCACGAGGAACTGGGTGTGGTCAGTTAATCCTTGTTCCATTTGTCTGCTTCAATATTCTCTTGGCtgcctgggagtggcagtggtcACTTGATCGGCGAGGGCAGGGCAGGAGTAACTGTTTATTGGGTCGGGCGGAGGGTCTGTTGGGTGATGGAGTAAGTTTCTGTCCCTGAGTTGTCCTCTTTGGAGACCCCTGGTCTGCTCCTCCTCTGGTCCTCctccacagcctggtatggcagctgctcgggGCAAGACCAttggaaactacagagagtcgtgaacacagcccagtccatcacacgaacccacctcccatccattgactctgtctacaccccccactgccttgggaaagcaggcagcagaatcaaagaccctcccacccgggttattctctcttccaacctcttctatcaggcaggagatacaaaagtctgagaacacacactaacagataaaaaacagcttcttccccgctgttaccagactcctgaataactctcttatggactgaactgatctcttcacacatcttctctactgagtagcactgcactccatatgcttcacccgatgcctgtgtctatgtatttacattgtgtatttatccatgtcctatgttttgtttttcatgtatggaacgatttgtatggactgtacgcagaacaatacttgtcactgtacctctgtacacgtaacaataaaacaaatcaatcaaatcatcaaTCAATCCTCTCAAGATAGGTTCTGGGGAGGTAGTAAGCTGTGGGTTGGAGGGTTtgagtgagagtttgagtgttgtGGATCAATGATGTTGAAGCCCTTGGGTgcgagggtgaggctgaggggggagaTAGGCCCCCTGCTCCAAGTGGGATTATATAGTGACTTCCTGATGCCCTGCTTGTTGAAGCAGGGCTCCCGTGGGGAGGCAGTGTTTTGTCGCCGATGAGGCTACGCAGCTCTGCCCAGATGATCCTTTTTGTGATGGTGCACGATCAAta harbors:
- the LOC119951818 gene encoding zinc finger protein 239-like, with the translated sequence MEKPWKCEDCGKGFTAPSVLEIHRRIHTGERPFTCPQCEKGFTQFSDLQKHQRIHTGERPFICSQCGKRFTRLSALQRHQRVHTGERPFTCSQCEKGFSHSSTLQTHQRVHTGERPFTCSQCGKGFTQFSQLRAHQRVHTGERPFTCSQCGKGFTHLWNLRTHQRIHTAEKPFACSQCGKKFRHSSALQNHLQIHTGERPFTCSQCGKGFTRISSLRTHQRVHTGERPFACSQCGNGFTQSSSLKSHQRVHTGERPFTCSQCGKRFAWLSNLRTHQRVHTGERLFTSSE